In a single window of the Nicotiana tomentosiformis chromosome 8, ASM39032v3, whole genome shotgun sequence genome:
- the LOC138897217 gene encoding uncharacterized protein codes for MIFAPIGAPPAQSARHGGQAGRGRPRWGVQARFYAFPGRMQGVALDSIITRMVLVFHRDASILFDPGYTYSYVSFYFVPYLDISHDSLSSLVYVSTPVGDSIIVDHVYRSRLVVIGGLETIVDLLLISMVDFDVILGMDWLSPYQTILDCHAKTMTLAMLGLPWLEWRGALSYVPSGVESFLKA; via the coding sequence ATGATTTTTGCCCCAATTGGTGCTCCACCCGCACAGTCGGCTAGGCATGGGGgacaggcaggtagaggtcgccctagatggGGAGTTCAAgccagattttatgcttttccgggTAGGATGCAGGGAGTTGCTTTAGACTCAATCATTACACGTATGGTTctggttttccatagagatgcatccatcttatttgatccgggatatacttattcatatgtgtcattttACTTTGttccgtatttggatatatctcatgattctttgagttctcttgtttatgtgtccactcctgtaggagattctattattgtggaccatgtatatcggtcgcgtttagttgttattggtggtttagAGACTATAGTTGATCTATTGTTaattagtatggtagactttgatgttatcttgggcatggactggttgtcgccctatcagactattctagattgtcacgccaagactatgacgctggctatgctaggtttaccatggttagagtggaggggtgcattaAGTTATGTTCCTAGCGGGGTTGAATCCTTTCTAAAGGCTTAg